In Rhipicephalus microplus isolate Deutch F79 chromosome 7, USDA_Rmic, whole genome shotgun sequence, one genomic interval encodes:
- the Mink gene encoding mitotic spindle and nuclear protein — MEGQLNVDDLESQQYAKLLALARELGYTCKGNPKKSKVVKFIRQSVACGLVKGKENSSVTFAPDTTAAESSPEFVQPVDVAPPKRAVAANRTPGPKSASKVKKTPNFSKLHAAEFDKMKSVVDCAARRNILASSAGRTPKSAARLNNIPHPDTSQTPKAASRIPRLIVNKAKTVPLREPVRARISPSQRTATRQRQVRTILGKVRSNRRFDLLMAKRGFVCD; from the exons ATGGAAGGCCAGCTGAATGTGGACGACCTCGAGTCTCAGCAGTATGCGAAGCTGCTCGCATTGGCCCGTGAGCTGGGCTACACCTGCAAAGGCAACCCGAAGAAGTCCAAAGTGGTCAAGTTCATACGGCAGTCCGTTGCCTGCGGTCTCGTCAAAGGGAAAG AAAACAGCTCTGTGACATTTGCCCCCGACACAACCGCGGCAGAGTCGAGCCCCGAATTTGTGCAGCCCGTGGATGTGGCGCCGCCAAAGCGTGCCGTAGCTGCCAACAGGACCCCCGGGCCAAAGTCTGCGTCTAAAGTGAAGAAGACTCCAAACTTTTCCAAGCTTCACGCTGCCGAATTCGACAAGATGAAGTCCGTAGTGGACTGTGCTGCCCGCCGCAACATCCTCGCGAGCTCTGCTGGTCGAACACCCAAGTCGGCTGCCCGTCTCAACAATATCCCTCACCCCGACACATCGCAGACACCCAAGGCTGCTTCGCGCATTCCCAGGCTGATCGTGAATAAGGCGAAGACTGTGCCGCTGCGGGAGCCAGTTCGGGCACGCATTTCTCCGAGCCAACGCACCGCTACTCGGCAGCGCCAAGTGCGCACCATCCTGGGCAAGGTGCGCTCAAACAGAAGGTTCGATTTGCTCATGGCAAAAAGGGGCTTTGTGTGTGACTGA